The Castanea sativa cultivar Marrone di Chiusa Pesio chromosome 11, ASM4071231v1 genome contains a region encoding:
- the LOC142615696 gene encoding protein N-terminal asparagine amidohydrolase-like, with product MSALTCSLPRDCNFFWKNNRTSVAHMDSPNIVDMGLSQMSSRVIGHNLDAELDVHLVGGFEDVSPNVWLRILYIIVDFPKT from the exons ATGAGTGCATTAACCTGCTCACTTCCCAGAGATTGCAATTTCTTTTGGAAGAACAATAG GACCTCAGTTGCTCATATGGATTCTCCAAATATTGTGGACATGGGACTCTCCCAGATGTCATCTCGTGTTATTGGTCACAATTTGGATGCTGAGTTGGAT GTGCATCTTGTTGGTGGTTTTGAAGATGTTTCACCAAATGTCTGGCTCAGAATCCTCTATATTATTGTTGATTTTCCAAAGACGTAG
- the LOC142615695 gene encoding LOW QUALITY PROTEIN: berberine bridge enzyme-like 22 (The sequence of the model RefSeq protein was modified relative to this genomic sequence to represent the inferred CDS: deleted 1 base in 1 codon), whose protein sequence is MSLIVLFLILLSISLSWATSFSYPTPQTFIQCMSTQFGPYTKFVGTIYTSNSSLYLHLLQSSQQNPRWLNFSTPKPLLIITPFQESKIQATILCSKKYNLQIRVRSGGHDYEGLSYLCKTPFILVDLFNLRSVEINLEDETAWVQTGATLGELYYSIAKRSGIHGFPAGLCPSVGVGGHFSGGSFCTLLRKYGLAADNVLDAYLIDANGKIMDRETMGEDLFWAIRGGGGASFGVILSWKIKLVRVPPTVTTFNIKKTLEQGATKLVSKWQYISDKLHEDLFIRVIIQNVGNGTQKTVQASFNSLFLGGVDRLMPLMNESFPELGLQAENCTEMNWIQSILFLNGFQTSDPLEVLLDRKTIYKDFLKAKSDFVKEPISDIGLEGIWKRFLKEERVFMIMDPYGGQMKEISESDIPFPHRKGNLYNIQYLIWWEVNGIKASNKHVHWIRMLSKYMRPYVSKFPRAAYLNYRDLDLGTNKESNVSYLEARVWGLKYFKGNFKRFAQVKSKVDPKNLFRNKKSIPFLESGAD, encoded by the exons ATGAGTCTTATAGTTCTTTTTTTGATCTTGCTTTCAATATCACTATCATGGGCAACGTCCTTTTCCTATCCAACCCCACAAACCTTCATACAGTGCATGTCTACACAATTTGGTCCCTACACCAAATTTGTGGGGACTATTTACACATCAAACTCCTCTTTATATTTGCATCTTTTGCAATCGTCCCAACAAAATCCTAGATGGTTAAATTTCTCAACTCCAAAACCTCTTCTCATCATTACACCTTTCCAAGAGTCTAAAATCCAAGCAACCATTCTTTGTAGCAAAAAATACAACTTACAAATCAGAGTCAGAAGTGGAGGCCATGATTATGAAGGACTATCCTACCTCTGCAAAACCCCATTTATC TTAGTTGATCTTTTCAATCTTAGATCAGTTGAAATAAATCTTGAAGATGAAACTGCTTGGGTTCAGACTGGGGCAACACTTGGCGAGCTTTACTATAGTATTGCCAAGAGAAGCGGAATCCATGGATTTCCAGCAGGGCTATGCCCCAGTGTAGGGGTAGGTGGGCACTTTAGTGGCGGCAGCTTTT GTACCTTGTTGAGGAAGTATGGTCTTGCAGCAGATAATGTCTTGGATGCTTACCTAATAGATGCTAATGGAAAAATTATGGACAGAGAAACAATGGGAGAGGATTTGTTTTGGGCTATCAGAGGGGGTGGTGGAGCAAGCTTTGGAGTCATACTTTCCTGGAAAATCAAGCTGGTTCGAGTTCCACCAACAGTGACAACTTTCAATATTAAGAAAACACTTGAGCAAGGTGCCACCAAGCTAGTCAGCAAGTGGCAGTACATATCAGATAAGCTACATGAAGATCTCTTTATTAGAGTCATCATTCAAAATGTGGGAAATGGGACTCAAAAGACAGTCCAAGCTTCcttcaattcattatttcttGGAGGAGTTGACAGACTAATGCCATTGATGAATGAAAGCTTCCCAGAGTTGGGACTTCAAGCTGAAAATTGCACTGAAATGAATTGGATACAATCTATCCTTTTTTTGAATGGATTTCAAACAAGTGATCCCTTGGAAGTCTTACTGGACAGAAAAACCATCTATAAGGACTTCTTGAAAGCAAAATCTGACTTTGTCAAGGAACCCATATCAGATATTGGACTAGAAGGGATATGGAAAAGGTttttgaaagaagagagagtatTTATGATAATGGATCCTTATGGGGGACAAATGAAAGAGATTTCAGAATCTGACATACCTTTTCCACACAGGAAAGGTAATTTGTACAACATACAGTACCTGATTTGGTGGGAAGTGAATGGGATTAAGGCATCTAACAAGCATGTACATTGGATAAGAATGCTTTCCAAGTACATGAGGCCTTATGTGTCAAAGTTTCCTAGGGCTGCCTATCTTAACTATAGGGATCTTGACTTAGGTACCAACAAAGAGAGCAATGTTAGCTACTTAGAAGCAAGAGTTTGGGGTCTAAAATACTTCAAGGGTAACTTCAAGAGATTCGCACAGGTGAAGAGCAAGGTCGatccaaaaaatttgtttagaaaTAAAAAGAGTATACCATTCCTAGAAAGTGGTGCTGATTAA
- the LOC142615694 gene encoding putative disease resistance protein RGA1 — protein sequence MAEGVLFDVAKGIIGTAGKLALQEVALIWGVKDEINKLKETVSKISAVILDAEAKQHGSEVIKEWLKRLKDAMCDADDLLDEISTEALGREVMTRDKKAKEVRIFFSKSNHLAYGVRMGHKVKAMRERFDAIATDSKMLELAIAADRQFQLEERCEERQVRYKARQQTHSLASAEDFIGREEDKKAIIGSLLDPNVKENVSVLPIVGIGGLGKTTVAQHVFNDKELKDHFEPKVWVCVSENFDVKIIVQKILECIKKKKPEKDLEMNTLVNDVHKEINGKRYLIVLDDVWNEEREKWFSLKKILMGGARGSRIVVTTRSQIVAKISQPVQPHVLQGLDKQHAWSLFMKIAFNEGQEPKNASFVNIVEEILKKCAGIPLAIRTIGGLVNSKKFELEWLSFINNELSNIPQNEDDILPTLKLSYTHLPSHLKQYFAYCSLFSKDYEIDKSSLINMWMAQGFITLYDEKQCPEVVGHEYFIDLLWRSFFQEVEKDELDNISKFKIHDLMHDIAIQVTGSEGTTIDSKEKNIDEKTRHVSFGDMLHSSLEIPISLFKARRIRTFLLPCQLGYVDSNLDSSTFSEIIASFKLIRLLDLHKMGIKTIPGSIKKLKHLRYLDLSDNEHIEMFPNSIVKLYNLQTLKLSWCRNLKEMPRDINKLVNLRFLEIDGCWDLTHMPNGLGQLTNLRTLSTFVMNEGRIDSVPRSYGGLKELNKLNELRGNLSIENLKQVKDAALEYKDANLKEKQRLDSLDLKWVEVDIDETGVGCDMSVEALQPHINLKVLSLNR from the coding sequence ATGGCGGAAGGAGTTCTGTTCGACGTTGCTAAGGGAATCATTGGGACAGCGGGCAAGCTAGCACTACAAGAGGTTGCGCTCATCTGGGGTGTCAAAGACGAGATCAACAAACTCAAGGAGACAGTTTCCAAAATCAGTGCTGTGATTTTGGATGCAGAGGCGAAGCAACACGGCAGTGAAGTGATCAAAGAGTGGCTGAAGAGGCTGAAGGATGCCATGTGTGATGCGGATGACTTGCTGGATGAAATCTCCACTGAGGCCTTAGGACGGGAAGTGATGACCCGGGACAAGAAGGCCAAAGAGGTACGCATCTTCTTTTCTAAATCTAATCACCTTGCATATGGTGTTAGAATGGGTCATAAGGTTAAGGCCATGAGGGAGAGGTTTGATGCGATTGCAACTGATAGCAAGATGCTTGAGCTTGCTATAGCTGCGGACAGGCAGTTTCAGTTGGAAGAACGTTGTGAGGAGAGACAAGTCAGGTATAAGGCAAGACAACAGACTCATTCCCTTGCAAGTGCTGAAGATTTTATTGGGAGGGAGGAGGATAAGAAGGCCATCATTGGATCTCTGTTGGATCCCAATGTCAAGGAGAATGTTTCTGTCCTTCCAATAGTTGGTATCGGTGGACTAGGAAAGACCACAGTTGCTCAACATGTCTTCAATGATAAAGAACTCAAAGACCATTTTGAGCCAAAAGTGTGGGTGTGTGTCTCTGAGAATTTTGATGTGAAAATAATTGTTCAGAAAATCTTGGagtgcataaaaaaaaagaaaccagaAAAAGACCTTGAAATGAACACGTTAGTCAATGATGTTCATAAggaaattaatggaaaaagatACTTGATTGTGTTGGATGATGTGTGGAATGAGGAACGTGAAAAGTGGTTTAGcttgaaaaaaattttgatgggTGGCGCAAGAGGCAGTAGAATAGTAGTGACTACACGTAGTCAAATAGTGGCAAAGATTTCACAACCTGTTCAACCACATGTGTTACAGGGTTTAGATAAACAACATGCTTGGTCTTTATTTATGAAGATAGCGTTCAACGAGGGGCAAGAACCAAAGAATGCAAGTTTTGTAAATATTGTGGAGGAGATTTTGAAGAAATGTGCAGGGATTCCGCTTGCTATAAGAACAATAGGAGGTCTggtaaattctaaaaaattcgAATTAGAGTGGTTATCATTCATCAACAATGAACTTTCAAATATACCTCAGAATGAAGATGACATTTTACCAACACTAAAGTTGAGTTACACTCATCTCCCGTCACACTTGAAGCAATACTTTGCTTATTGTAGTCTATTTTCAAAGGATTACGAGATTGACAAATCAAGTTTGATTAATATGTGGATGGCGCAAGGGTTTATCACGTTGTATGATGAAAAACAATGCCCAGAAGTTGTTGGTCATGAGTATTTTATAGATTTACTTTGGAGATCATTCTTTCAAGAAGTTGAAAAAGATGAACTTGacaatatttcaaaattcaaaatacatgATCTCATGCATGATATAGCAATACAAGTAACAGGCTCAGAGGGCACCACCATtgattcaaaagagaaaaacattgaTGAGAAAACTCGGCATGTGTCATTTGGGGATATGTTGCACTCATCATTGGAGATTCCGATCTCATTATTCAAAGCAAGAAGGATAAGAACATTTCTTTTGCCATGTCAACTAGGGTATGTTGATTCAAATTTGGACAGTTCAACTTTTAGTGAAATTATTGCAAGTTTTAAGTTGATACGCTTGTTGGATTTGCATAAAATGGGGATTAAAACAATTCCAGGTTCTATAAAAAAGTTGAAGCATCTAAGATATCTTGATCTTTCTGATAATGAACACATTGAGATGTTTCCTAACTCTATTGTCAAGTTGTACAATTTGCAAACACTTAAGCTCTCTTGGTGTAGAAACCTTAAAGAAATGCCTAGAGATATTAACAAATTAGTCAACCTCAGGTTCCTTGAGATTGATGGGTGTTGGGATTTGACTCATATGCCAAATGGACTGGGCCAATTGACTAATTTACGGACATTGTCAACATTTGTGATGAATGAGGGTAGGATCGATTCAGTGCCTAGGAGTTATGGTGGATTGAAGGAACTTAACAAGCTAAATGAGCTAAGAGGAAATCTCTCAATTGAAAATCTCAAACAAGTAAAAGATGCTGCATTAGAGTATAAGGATGCaaatttaaaagagaaacaACGTCTTGATAGTTTGGACTTAAAATGGGTAGAAGTAGACATCGATGAGACGGGTGTTGGTTGTGACATGTCAGTGGAAGCCTTGCAACCACATATAAATCTCAAAGTATTGAGTTTAAATCGGTAG